Below is a genomic region from Persicimonas caeni.
TATGGGGCGGTGAGCGTGGAGTTTGGGGAGTAGGGGGGAGTGGGGGAAGAGTTACTTGATGATGATCTCGACCCTCGGCCCCGCCTCGAGCGTGACTTCCCCACTGTCGGCCACGTGCATGTCGCCGTCGATGGTGTAGGCAATGGGCTCGTCGGAGACGAACACCGCCTTGGCCGACACTGCCGACCGGAAGACGTCTTCGGGGACGGGCAGTCCCAGTCGAATGCGCGGCAGTTGCAGGGCGGTGCCCACCGCGCCTTCGGTGACCCCGAGCAGGTGGAACGCCCCCGCCGACTCTTCGCTGCGGATAAACGGGCGGAAGCCCAGCCCGATCTGGTCGACCGTCGAGGCGAGCACAGCGGTGTAGTCGCGCTCTTGCCAGACCTCGTCGTCGAGCTCGATGCGCGCGCGAAACGGGCGGAACAGCTCGCGGTTGATGTCGCTGTCGAAGGGCATCGTGGCCACGGCTTTGGCCAGAAGCTTGGCGGCGGTGGTCGGGCTCGGATTGCCGGTGCCGTAGTACAGCTCCAGAAAGTTGGCCACCAGGCCGTTGCCGAAGATGAATCCGTAGCGCGTGCCCGTCTCGTCGCGGACGGCCAGCAGGTCGCGCTCGGTCGTCTCGAAGGGCTGTTTGGTGTAGTATTTTTCGACCAGATTCGCCAACAGCCGCGCCGGCGTGCCCTTGACTCCGACCGCGTTGGACACAGTGTTCATGGTACCCCCACGAAGAAGGGCTACCTTGGGAAGGGGGGCGTCACCCCACACCTCGATGAACTTGGTCAAGGTGACATGGTTGGTGCCGTCACCGCCGTTGAGCGCCAGGATGTCGATGTCGTTGTCCCGGAATTGACGGGCGGCGTCGCTGACGTCCTCGATGCGGTTAGTCAGCTCGTAGGTGTCGTCTTGGCCCAAGATGTAGGCGAGCCGGCGCATCTGTTCGGGATGGCGCCGGTTGCGGCGGCTGTGAGGGTTGCTGATAATTCCGATGCCGGGCATCTGCTGTACTCCGTGGGCGAGCCTTGCTAAACCTCAGGCGATTGCTAAACCATAGAAGGAATAGCAAAGTGACCTTTCCCGCGGCAAGCGCAACTGCTTTGGCGCGGCAGGTGCAACGATGGCAGGGGCAACGATGTGGGGGGCCGGCGAGACGGCCGGTCAGATATATGGCTCGATGTTGATGGTTTGAATGGATATTAATTCACCGCGTCCGGTGGCGACCGGCCGCGTTCAGTGACTAGCAGGACAAGAGGCGTTGGTCATGGCAGATAACAGATTTCCGTTGGTTCAGAAGCTCGAAGAGATTGCCCAAAACCTGTGGTGGTGCTGGCAACCTGACGGCTGGTTGGTCTTTCGCGACCTCGACCCGGAGCTGTGGCACAAGACCAACCACAATCCGATCGCGTTTTTGGACGCCCTGTCGCCCAAAGAGATCGAAGATCGCGCCCAGCGCACCGCGGTGGCCAGCCGCATCCAGAATGCCCATCGAAAGCTGCGTGACTACGTCGACAAGTCCGGCCCGAAGGCGTGCATGAGCGCCGGCACCCTGCACACCAAGCCGGTGGCCTACTTCTGCGCCGAGTTCGGCATCCACGAGTCATTCCCGATCTATTCGGGCGGACTGGGCATCCTCGCCGGCGACCACATGAAGGCTTCGAGCGACCTCGGCATTCCCATCGTCGGGGTGGGTCTGTTCTACCCGCTGGGCTACTTCCAGCAGTCCATCGACAGCAACGGCTGGCAGCAAGAGGAGTATGGCCGCACCGACATCGAGACGCTGCCGCTGACCAAGGTCAAAAACGAGGACGGCCGGCCGGTGACCATCGAGGTCGAGGTGGGCCAGGGCACCATCAAATCCCACATCTGGCGGGCCCCCGTGGGCCGAAACCAGCTGTTGATGCTCGACTCGGATGTGCCGGGTAACAACCCGGAGGACCGCCAGCTGACCAGCCAATTGTACGGCGGCGACCAGCGCATGCGTATCCGCCAGGAGATCTTGCTGGGCATCGGCGGGGTGCGCGCGCTCGAAGCGCTCGATATCACCCCCGGCGTCTATCATCTCAACGAGGGCCACAGCGCGTTTGCCACCTTCGAGCTCGCCCGGCGTTATATGGAGCGCGAGGAGCTCTTCTTCGACGAGGCGCGCGACAAGGTCATGCGCCAGACGGTGTTCACCACGCACACCCCGGTGCCCGCCGGCCACGACCGCTTCCCCATCCAGCTCTTCGAGGACATGCTCGGCTGGATGCGCCCCAAGCTCAAGCTCGACCATCGTCAGTTCCACGGCTACGGGCGCATCGATCTCGACGACCCCAACGAGCCGTTCTGCATGACTGTCTTGGCGCTCAAGATGAGCCGGTACCGCAACGGCGTCAGTAACCTGCACGGCGAGGTCAGCCGACGCATGTGGAAAGACCTGTGGCCCGAGCGCGAGGTCAAGGACGTGCCCATCGGCCACATCACCAACGGCGTGCACGTCAACTCGTTCCTCGCCCCGGAGATGCGCGGGTTGTACGACAAGTATCTCGAGCCGGGCTGGGAGAACCGTCTCGCCACCCGCGAGGGTTGGGCGGGCTTGGGCAACCTCGAGCCCGGAGAGTTGTGGGAGACCCACCAGCTCTTGAAGTCCAAGCTCATCGATTTCATCAACGAGCGCGTGCAGAACCAAAAGGCGCCCAGCGGCGACAAAGAGGGCCAGGTCACGCCCGGCAGTGGCTTCGACCAGGAGACCCTGACGATTGGCTTTGCGCGGCGCTTCGCGACCTACAAGCGCGCCGACTTGCTCATGCGCGACATGGAGCGGTTCAAAAAGCTGATCAACGACGCCGAACGCCCCGTCCAGTTGGTCTTCGCCGGCAAGGCCCACCCGGCCGACGAGTACGGAAAAGCGCTCATCCAGAAGATCGTCAAGGCGACCACCGACCCGGTCTTCGAGGGGCGGATCGTGTTCTTGACGGACTACGACATGAATATCGCCCGCCACATGCTCCAGGGCGTCGACGTCTGGCTCAACAACCCGCGTCGCCCGCAGGAAGCCTGTGGTACCAGCGGCCAGAAGGTCGTCCTCAACGGCGCGCTCAACTGCTCGATCCTCGACGGTTGGTGGGCCGAGGCCTACGACGGGCGTAATGGTTTCGCGATTGGAAACGGCACCGAGTACGCCGACCCGGGCAAGCAGGACGCCCACGACGCCAAAGAGCTCTACAAGGTGCTCGAGAACGAAGTCATCCCGCTGTACTACGACAAAGATCAGACGGGCATGCCCCGCGAGTGGATCGAGCGGGTCAAGTGGAGCATTATCAGCCTCGGCTGGCGCTTTTGCGCGAGCCGCATGCTGCTCGACTACCTGAACCACGCCTACCTGCCGGCCAGCGGCGCGACCAGCGCGGAGATGTAGAGGCGGCGAAGAAGCAAAAGAGCAAAGAAGCGAAGAAGCAAAAAAGCGAAGAAGGGAAAAAGCAAAGAGGGCGCTCGCATCGGCGGGCGCCCTCTTTGACTTTTTAGCTCATTAGCTCATTAGCTTTTTAGCTTTTTAGCTTTTTAGCTTTTTAGCTCATTAGCTTTTTAGCTCATTAGCTTTTTAGCTCATTAGCTTTTTGCTCACTACGCCGTTTGTTGGCGTTTCATCGCCCGCTGCAATTCCTCTTCGGACAGACCGGAGTGGCCTTCGACCGTGATCGACTGACTCTTGTCGGTGTTCAAATCTTTGGCGGACACCGCGACGATGCCGTCGGTGTCGATCTCGAAGGCCACCTCGATGCGCGGCTTGCCCTTGGGCTGCGGCGGGATGCCCGTCAGGTTGAACATGCCCAATAGCGTGTTCTCGCTGGCGGTTTGCTCCTCGCCCTGCAGCACCGTGATCGTCACCATGTCCTGATTGGCTTCGGTGGTGGTGAAGATCTTGGTCTCACGCGTGGGGATGGAGGTGTTCTTCTGGATGATCTTCGAGAAGCGATCGCCCGCCACGCGAATGCCCAGGCTGAGCGGGGTGACGTCGAGTAGGATGACCTCCTGGACTTCACCGCCGAGGATGCCCGATTGGATGGCGGCGCCCACGGCGACGACCTCGTCGGGGTTGACCCCTTTGCTCGGCTTGCAGGTAAAGATCTCTTCGACCTTCTCCTGAACCAGGGGCATGCGGGTCATGCCGCCGACGAGCAGCACGTCGTCGATGTCGGAGGGCTGGATGCCTGCATCCTTCATCGCCGTGCGGCACGGCTTCTCGAGACGCTCGACCAAGTCGTAGCACAGGTCATTGAGCTGCGAGCGCGACAGGGACAGCGAAAGGTGGCGCGGGCCGGCGTCGTCAACCGCCAGGAAGGGCAAGTTGATGTTGGTCTCGGTCAGCGTCGACAGCTCACACTTGGCGTTCTCGGCGGCCTCCTTGAGCCGCTGAAGCGCCATTTTGTCCTCGGAGACGTCGATGCCCGTCTCGTCTTTGAATCGCTCGAGCAAAAAGTCGAGGATGGCGCGGTCGAAGTCTTCGCCGCCCAGGTGGTTGTCACCGCAGGTGGCGGCGACCTCAAAGACGCCGCCGCGAAGCTGGACCACGGAGACGTCGAAGGTTCCGCCGCCCAAGTCGAACACGATCAGGTTGGCGTCGTCGGTCTTCGAGTAGCCGTAGGCGAGGGCGGCAGCGGTCGGCTCGTTGATGATGCGGCGCACCGTCAGGCCGGCGATCTTGCCGGCGTCTTTGGTCGCGCTGCGCTGGGCGTCGTTGAAATAAGCCGGCACGGTGATGACGGCTTCCTCGATCTCTTCGCCGAAATAATCCTCCGCCGTCTGCTTCATCTTGCGCAGGATCATCGCCGAGATCTCTTGGGGGCTGTACTGCTGCCCGCTGACCTCCACCCAGGCGTCGCCGTTGGTGTTCTCGACAATCTCGTAGGGAAGCGTCTTTTTGAGCTTCTTGACCAGAGACGAGTTGTACTTCTGGCCGATCATCCGCTTGATGTCGTAGATGGTGCGCTCGGGATTGATGATCGCCTGGCGCTTGGCCTGCTGACCGACGAAACGCTCATCGTCTTCCGTAAAGCCGACCATCGACGGAGTGGTGCGCGAACCTTCACTGTTCGGCAGCACGAGAGGGTCGCCGCCTTCGATGACCGCCACACAGGAGTTGGTCGTACCGAGGTCGATTCCGATGATTTTGCCCATACGATTCTAATTCCTTGAAACTCAACCTGATTCTAGGCTGCCGGCCCATCACCATACCACGGTCAGATGGGCCCCTCCAGTGATCTCATTTCGATGCCACACAACGAGGTTAGGGCGTATTTACTTCTTAAACAAGTTTTTAAGAAAGCTGCCCGCGTCGCTCTCATCGTTGCTCTCGTCCTTGTGGCGCATCTGGTACAGGCGCAACTCGCGTTCGGCCTCACGCGACTTCGGGTTGAGCTTGTGCGCTATCTTAAAATGCTTCATCGCCTGCCGAGACTTGTCTTTGACCTTCAGGATATGTCCGAGGAACAGGTGTGCGTCCGGAAGCGACTGGCGGTCGCCAATTTCGATCGCTTTCTCCAAGACCTTTTGAGCCTCATCGCGCTTGTCGGGCTCGTTGAGGAACAGGAAATAGCCGTAAAAGGTCATGTAGGTCGGGTTGTCCGGCTCGAGGTTGTAGGCCGTCGAGAAGTAACGGAAGGCGAGGTGCTCGTTTTCGTTTTCCCGGTAGGCTTTATAACCTTCGTTGAACGCCTTTTTGGCCTTGTCTCCGCGGTTATGAATCCCGCTGGTGGTGCCGCTGGTGGACTTGCGTCGAAGCTTCTCGAGCCTGGCCTTGCGCTCCTCACTTCCCTGACGCAACTCGCTCTTGCGCGTCTTGCCCTGCACGATCGGCGTGGAGGGTTCGCGGCCCAGGCCGATGGGCGTGGCGCGGCGCTTGGCCTTGAGACGCTCGACCCGCGACTGACGCGCCGAGTCGTCGGTATCCACCTCCTCGGATGCCATTTGGGTCGCCGGCTCGGCGCCGAAGCTCGGCTCGTCGAGGCCGGTGCTCGCAGCAGACACACCTGTGTTCAGCGTCTCGGTCGACGGGCCTGCGACGCTTTTGCCACCGGAATTCGTCGAGGTGCGCCCGGAGGTCATCGGCTCGGAGATGGAGTCGCCAACGCCGGTCGACTCGCGCGGGTCTGGTCGCGTCTGCTCCTTCTCGACCTTGAGCAGTTCGGTGTAGGCGTCTTTGATGGCGATGAAGATCTCCTGGGCGAGGCGTTTGACGTCGCCAGAGACGTTGCCACCGTAGACGTCTGGGTGGTGCATCTTGACCATCTTGTAGAACTTGGTCTTGATCGGCTCGCGGCCGCAGCCCTCCCAGACATCGAAGATCTCGTAAGGGGTCGCCTGCTCGATCTCGTCGAGAAAGTCGTGCAGTTCCTTTTCCAGATCGAGACGTCCCGTGCCGGTGGCGCGGTAGGCCTTGGTCGCCTTCTTCTCCTCTTCGACCCGCTGCTGCTGGGCCTGCTCGACGGCCGCGTCGTACTGGACGTTCACCCCCTCGGGGGTGGGCTGGCTGCGCAGCATGATCAGGTCGGTATGGCGCGCATACAGGCTCGCCTTGAACCCGGCGGTCGCATCGGCACCCAGCGCTGCCAGCGCCTTCTCCAGGTGCGTCTCGCCATCACACGCCTTCATGAACTTGTCGAGGATCGCGTTGGCTTTGACCGCATCGCGCCGCTTGGCCCACAGGTTGGTGACCGTGGGGTAGGTGCGCATGTGCGGCATCATCGACTGCATGACACGTCGTTGGGGGACGTGGCGGTCGAGGCTGTTGAAGATGAAAGGGAGCACGTCGATGGGCTCCCCGTCGGGAACGCTGGTCTTCGCAAACGCGTACTGGCCTCCCTGCCAAGCAAACGCGCTGGCGAGTGTCTCGATGTCGGAGAACGCCGCGCTCTTGAGTTCGAGTGGTTGCCCTTCGCGGATGGCGTAGCGCCGCTTGATACTATCGTTTTGAAGCTGGAGCAGGCCGGTGGCGCGCGTCTGCGCCAGGGTGTAGAGCACGCGCGGCAAGCTCACCTTGTCGAGCAACCCCTTTTCGAGGGAGGGCAGGTGCACTTCGACGAGCGTGGGCCCGACGTCGGCTTCTGGAGCCTGCGCCTGCTCTCGATCCGCCGCGGCCTCGGCGAGAAGGTCTTGGAGGTGAGGTGCGAGCAGTTCGACGCTCGGCTCGGCGCCGCCCAGCTCGATGGAGTCCCGAAATGAATCGAGCGAACTGATGAACTGCTTGGCGCGCTGCGACGCTTTGCGCAGCAGTAGAACGCCGGGAGTCAGCTCCTTCTGGAGAATATTGTCCAGCAGGATAAAGGCATCGAGCCCCTCGATTTTGATGGCGTCGTAGTCGATGCACACCGCGTCGAAGCGGTCCTTGAACAGCGCGTCCTTCGCTTCGGACCATTCGCCGCAACTTTCTACGGTGGCATCGAGCTTGGCGACACACTGCGCGACAGTTTGGCGCAGTG
It encodes:
- a CDS encoding DUF4388 domain-containing protein, with product MKKVFLITEDDTLRQTVAQCVAKLDATVESCGEWSEAKDALFKDRFDAVCIDYDAIKIEGLDAFILLDNILQKELTPGVLLLRKASQRAKQFISSLDSFRDSIELGGAEPSVELLAPHLQDLLAEAAADREQAQAPEADVGPTLVEVHLPSLEKGLLDKVSLPRVLYTLAQTRATGLLQLQNDSIKRRYAIREGQPLELKSAAFSDIETLASAFAWQGGQYAFAKTSVPDGEPIDVLPFIFNSLDRHVPQRRVMQSMMPHMRTYPTVTNLWAKRRDAVKANAILDKFMKACDGETHLEKALAALGADATAGFKASLYARHTDLIMLRSQPTPEGVNVQYDAAVEQAQQQRVEEEKKATKAYRATGTGRLDLEKELHDFLDEIEQATPYEIFDVWEGCGREPIKTKFYKMVKMHHPDVYGGNVSGDVKRLAQEIFIAIKDAYTELLKVEKEQTRPDPRESTGVGDSISEPMTSGRTSTNSGGKSVAGPSTETLNTGVSAASTGLDEPSFGAEPATQMASEEVDTDDSARQSRVERLKAKRRATPIGLGREPSTPIVQGKTRKSELRQGSEERKARLEKLRRKSTSGTTSGIHNRGDKAKKAFNEGYKAYRENENEHLAFRYFSTAYNLEPDNPTYMTFYGYFLFLNEPDKRDEAQKVLEKAIEIGDRQSLPDAHLFLGHILKVKDKSRQAMKHFKIAHKLNPKSREAERELRLYQMRHKDESNDESDAGSFLKNLFKK
- the glgP gene encoding alpha-glucan family phosphorylase, yielding MADNRFPLVQKLEEIAQNLWWCWQPDGWLVFRDLDPELWHKTNHNPIAFLDALSPKEIEDRAQRTAVASRIQNAHRKLRDYVDKSGPKACMSAGTLHTKPVAYFCAEFGIHESFPIYSGGLGILAGDHMKASSDLGIPIVGVGLFYPLGYFQQSIDSNGWQQEEYGRTDIETLPLTKVKNEDGRPVTIEVEVGQGTIKSHIWRAPVGRNQLLMLDSDVPGNNPEDRQLTSQLYGGDQRMRIRQEILLGIGGVRALEALDITPGVYHLNEGHSAFATFELARRYMEREELFFDEARDKVMRQTVFTTHTPVPAGHDRFPIQLFEDMLGWMRPKLKLDHRQFHGYGRIDLDDPNEPFCMTVLALKMSRYRNGVSNLHGEVSRRMWKDLWPEREVKDVPIGHITNGVHVNSFLAPEMRGLYDKYLEPGWENRLATREGWAGLGNLEPGELWETHQLLKSKLIDFINERVQNQKAPSGDKEGQVTPGSGFDQETLTIGFARRFATYKRADLLMRDMERFKKLINDAERPVQLVFAGKAHPADEYGKALIQKIVKATTDPVFEGRIVFLTDYDMNIARHMLQGVDVWLNNPRRPQEACGTSGQKVVLNGALNCSILDGWWAEAYDGRNGFAIGNGTEYADPGKQDAHDAKELYKVLENEVIPLYYDKDQTGMPREWIERVKWSIISLGWRFCASRMLLDYLNHAYLPASGATSAEM
- a CDS encoding diacylglycerol/lipid kinase family protein, yielding MPGIGIISNPHSRRNRRHPEQMRRLAYILGQDDTYELTNRIEDVSDAARQFRDNDIDILALNGGDGTNHVTLTKFIEVWGDAPLPKVALLRGGTMNTVSNAVGVKGTPARLLANLVEKYYTKQPFETTERDLLAVRDETGTRYGFIFGNGLVANFLELYYGTGNPSPTTAAKLLAKAVATMPFDSDINRELFRPFRARIELDDEVWQERDYTAVLASTVDQIGLGFRPFIRSEESAGAFHLLGVTEGAVGTALQLPRIRLGLPVPEDVFRSAVSAKAVFVSDEPIAYTIDGDMHVADSGEVTLEAGPRVEIIIK